In Simplicispira sp. 125, one DNA window encodes the following:
- a CDS encoding ABC transporter substrate-binding protein, protein MKVQLKAVAFAAAALALGQAAWAGEAEAKKWIDSEFQPSTLSKDQQATELKWFIEAAKKLQSKGVKEISVVSETLTTHEYESKTLAKAFEEITGIKVKHDLIQEGDVVEKLQTSMQSGKSIYDGWISDSDLIGTHYRYGKMMNLTDYMAGTGKEFTNPGLDLKDFIGTKFTTAPDGKLYQLPDQQFANLYWFRADLFDRKDIKDKFKAKYGYDLGVPLNWSAYEDIAEFFTNDVKQIDGKPIYGHMDYGKKDPSLGWRFTDAWLSMAGTADIGTPNGLPIDEWGIRVADDKCTPVGASVARGGATNSPAAVYALTKYVDWMKKYAPKEAMGMTFGESGPVPAQGQIAQQIFWYTAFTADMVKPGLPVVNADGTPKWRMAPGPNGPYWKPGMQNGYQDVGSWSFFKGHDADKTAAAWLYAQFVTAKTVSLKKTIVGLTPIRESDIQSKAMTDLAPKLGGLVEFYRSPARVAWSPTGTNVPDYPKLAQLWWKNVAQAVTGEKTPQKAMDTLADEMDQVMARLERAGMERCAPKLNPKSDPAKWLSDQHAPWKALANEKPKGETIAYGKLLQAWKEGKVR, encoded by the coding sequence ATGAAGGTTCAACTGAAGGCAGTCGCATTTGCCGCAGCCGCGCTGGCCCTGGGCCAGGCCGCCTGGGCCGGGGAGGCAGAGGCAAAGAAATGGATTGACAGCGAATTTCAGCCCTCCACGCTGAGCAAGGACCAGCAAGCAACCGAATTGAAGTGGTTCATTGAGGCCGCAAAGAAGTTGCAAAGCAAGGGCGTCAAGGAAATTTCGGTGGTTTCCGAGACCTTGACCACACACGAATACGAGTCCAAGACGCTGGCCAAGGCGTTTGAGGAAATTACCGGTATCAAGGTCAAGCACGACCTGATTCAGGAAGGCGATGTGGTCGAGAAGCTGCAGACCTCCATGCAGTCGGGCAAGTCGATCTATGACGGCTGGATCTCGGACTCGGACCTGATCGGTACGCATTACCGCTACGGCAAGATGATGAACCTGACCGACTACATGGCCGGCACGGGTAAAGAGTTCACCAACCCGGGCCTGGATCTGAAGGATTTCATCGGCACCAAGTTCACCACCGCGCCCGACGGCAAGCTTTACCAGCTGCCCGACCAGCAGTTTGCCAACCTGTACTGGTTCCGCGCCGACCTGTTCGACCGCAAGGACATCAAGGACAAGTTCAAGGCCAAATATGGCTACGATCTGGGCGTGCCGCTCAATTGGAGCGCCTACGAAGACATCGCCGAGTTCTTCACCAACGACGTGAAGCAGATTGACGGCAAGCCCATTTACGGCCACATGGACTACGGCAAGAAGGATCCGTCGCTGGGCTGGCGCTTCACCGATGCCTGGCTGTCGATGGCCGGCACGGCCGACATCGGCACGCCCAACGGTCTGCCGATCGATGAGTGGGGTATCCGCGTGGCCGACGACAAGTGCACGCCCGTGGGTGCTTCGGTCGCGCGCGGCGGCGCCACCAACTCGCCGGCCGCCGTCTACGCGCTCACCAAGTACGTGGACTGGATGAAGAAGTACGCGCCCAAGGAAGCCATGGGCATGACCTTTGGCGAATCCGGCCCCGTGCCGGCGCAGGGCCAGATCGCGCAGCAGATCTTCTGGTACACCGCTTTCACGGCCGACATGGTCAAGCCGGGCCTGCCCGTGGTTAACGCGGATGGCACGCCCAAATGGCGCATGGCACCCGGCCCGAACGGTCCATACTGGAAACCCGGCATGCAAAACGGCTACCAGGACGTGGGCTCGTGGTCGTTCTTCAAGGGACACGACGCCGACAAGACGGCGGCCGCCTGGTTGTACGCTCAGTTCGTTACGGCCAAGACGGTGTCGCTGAAGAAAACCATTGTCGGTCTCACGCCGATCCGCGAGAGCGATATCCAGTCCAAGGCGATGACGGATCTGGCGCCCAAGCTGGGTGGTTTGGTCGAGTTTTACCGCAGTCCAGCACGTGTTGCCTGGTCGCCTACCGGCACCAATGTGCCTGATTACCCCAAGCTGGCGCAGTTGTGGTGGAAGAACGTGGCCCAGGCCGTGACGGGCGAAAAGACCCCGCAAAAAGCCATGGACACCCTGGCGGACGAGATGGATCAGGTGATGGCCCGCCTGGAGCGCGCAGGCATGGAACGGTGCGCCCCAAAGCTCAATCCCAAGAGCGATCCGGCCAAATGGTTGAGCGACCAGCATGCCCCTTGGAAGGCCCTGGCCAACGAAAAGCCCAAGGGTGAAACCATTGCCTACGGCAAGCTGCTGCAGGCATGGAAGGAAGGCAAGGTGCGCTGA
- the rplE gene encoding 50S ribosomal protein L5 — protein sequence MARLQQHYREKVAPELMKQFGYTSPMQVPRLSKITLNMGVSEAVADKKVMDHAVSDLSKIAGQKPVVTKAKKAIAGFKIREEQAIGCMVTLRGVQMYEFLDRFVTVALPRVRDFRGISGRSFDGRGNYNIGVKEQIIFPEIEYDKVDALRGLNISITTTATTDEECKALLTGFRFPFKN from the coding sequence ATGGCACGACTCCAACAACACTACCGCGAAAAAGTCGCACCTGAACTCATGAAGCAGTTTGGGTACACGTCGCCCATGCAGGTTCCGCGTCTTAGCAAAATCACCCTCAACATGGGTGTGAGTGAGGCTGTGGCCGACAAGAAGGTCATGGATCACGCTGTCTCCGATCTGTCCAAGATTGCAGGGCAAAAGCCTGTGGTCACCAAGGCCAAGAAGGCTATTGCGGGTTTCAAGATTCGCGAAGAGCAGGCCATTGGCTGCATGGTGACGCTGCGTGGCGTTCAGATGTACGAGTTTCTCGATCGCTTTGTTACTGTGGCTCTGCCGCGTGTACGGGACTTCCGGGGTATCTCCGGTCGCTCTTTTGATGGCCGTGGCAACTACAACATCGGCGTCAAGGAGCAGATCATTTTTCCTGAAATCGAGTACGACAAGGTTGACGCGCTGCGTGGCCTGAATATCAGCATCACCACGACGGCAACAACCGATGAAGAGTGCAAGGCACTGCTCACGGGTTTCCGTTTTCCGTTCAAGAACTGA
- the rplN gene encoding 50S ribosomal protein L14 has protein sequence MIQTETRLDVADNTGAKSVLCIKVLGGSKRRYASVGDIIKVSVKEAAPRGRVKKGEIYSAVVVRTAKGIRRGDGSLVKFDGNAAVLLNAKLEPIGTRIFGPVTRELRNEKFMKIVSLAPEVL, from the coding sequence ATGATCCAGACAGAAACTCGGTTAGACGTTGCCGACAACACCGGCGCGAAGTCCGTCCTGTGCATCAAGGTGCTGGGTGGGTCCAAGCGCCGCTATGCCAGCGTGGGCGACATCATCAAGGTGAGCGTCAAAGAAGCTGCGCCTCGTGGTCGTGTCAAGAAGGGCGAAATTTACAGTGCCGTGGTGGTTCGTACCGCCAAGGGTATTCGCCGTGGCGATGGCTCGCTTGTGAAATTCGATGGCAATGCTGCGGTGTTGCTCAATGCAAAGCTGGAGCCCATTGGCACCCGCATCTTCGGACCCGTGACGCGCGAACTGCGCAACGAAAAGTTCATGAAGATCGTGTCCCTGGCTCCTGAAGTTCTCTAA
- the rplF gene encoding 50S ribosomal protein L6 — MSRVGKMPVTIPAGVDVSVKDDQISVKGSGGALSLAQNMLVKVSSNEGKLSFVPANDSREANAMSGTIRQLVNNMVVGVSKGFEKKLNLVGVGYKASASGSKLNLAVGYSHPVNFEMPAGITVATPTPTEVVVKGADRQRVGQIAAEIRAVRPPEPYKGKGIRYADEKITIKETKKK, encoded by the coding sequence ATGTCTCGAGTAGGAAAAATGCCTGTGACCATCCCCGCTGGCGTGGATGTGTCAGTTAAAGATGACCAGATCTCTGTCAAGGGCTCTGGTGGCGCGTTGTCATTGGCGCAAAACATGCTGGTCAAAGTGTCCAGCAATGAGGGCAAGCTGAGCTTTGTTCCAGCCAATGATTCGCGTGAAGCCAATGCCATGAGCGGCACCATTCGCCAGTTGGTTAACAACATGGTCGTGGGTGTCAGCAAGGGTTTTGAAAAGAAACTCAACCTGGTCGGCGTGGGCTACAAGGCTTCGGCCTCCGGTTCCAAGCTGAATCTGGCCGTGGGTTATTCACACCCTGTCAATTTTGAAATGCCTGCTGGCATCACTGTCGCAACGCCAACGCCCACGGAAGTGGTTGTCAAGGGTGCGGACCGTCAGCGCGTAGGTCAGATTGCTGCAGAGATCCGTGCGGTTCGTCCGCCCGAGCCTTACAAGGGCAAGGGAATCCGTTATGCGGACGAAAAGATCACGATCAAAGAGAC
- a CDS encoding DUF2160 domain-containing protein, translating to MFEWMAWTTPVAVFFVCIALMLVGMTVWEIKSPTVLRKGFLPIETTRGDRLFIGLLTAAFINLAWVGLGENMVQWFSLEAAPSVWISLVLSMAALAFVMRKA from the coding sequence ATGTTTGAGTGGATGGCCTGGACCACGCCGGTGGCTGTTTTCTTTGTCTGCATCGCGCTCATGCTGGTTGGCATGACCGTGTGGGAAATCAAATCTCCCACGGTGCTGCGCAAGGGGTTCCTGCCCATTGAAACCACACGCGGCGACCGGCTCTTCATTGGATTGCTGACCGCGGCTTTCATCAATCTGGCCTGGGTGGGTCTGGGTGAAAACATGGTGCAGTGGTTTTCGTTGGAGGCTGCACCGTCGGTATGGATCAGTTTGGTGTTGTCGATGGCGGCGCTGGCCTTTGTCATGCGCAAAGCCTGA
- the rplX gene encoding 50S ribosomal protein L24, with protein MNKIRKGDEIVVLTGRDKGKRGTVSLRKDDSYLVIEGINLVKKHVKPNPMKGTTGGIVEKAMPIHQSNVAIYNAATGKADRVGIKVQADGSRVRTYKSSGAEIKTA; from the coding sequence ATGAACAAGATTCGCAAGGGCGACGAAATCGTCGTGCTCACAGGGCGCGACAAGGGCAAGCGCGGCACGGTGTCGCTGCGCAAAGATGACTCGTATCTGGTCATCGAGGGCATCAACCTCGTGAAGAAGCACGTCAAGCCGAACCCCATGAAGGGTACGACGGGCGGCATCGTCGAGAAGGCCATGCCGATTCACCAGTCCAATGTGGCGATCTACAACGCTGCGACGGGCAAGGCTGACCGTGTCGGCATCAAGGTGCAGGCGGACGGCTCGCGTGTCCGCACATACAAATCCAGCGGCGCTGAAATCAAGACGGCCTAA
- a CDS encoding glycerol-3-phosphate dehydrogenase/oxidase, whose product MTTYQNPLLTPRAELLDRLGEPRIYDLVVIGGGATGLGVALDAAVRGFSVALLESHDFAKGTSSRATKLVHGGVRYLAQGNIALVREALHERTTLLNNAPHLAQPLAFVMPSYHCWEAPFYGVGLKMYDALAGKAGLGSTEFMGAKQTLQCLPTVRAQGLKGGVKYWDGQFDDARLALALARTAARQGALLVNYCAARELLHENGRVNGVVCENTETGTRHTLRARCVVNATGVWVDALRQQDGEATGRPVLPIVAPSQGVHVVVDREFLASDHALMVPKTADGRVLFAVPWLGKVILGTTDSPRHDLEREPEPFPEEMEFILRESARYLRKAPTPDDIRSIWVGLRPLVKPQDDDGNNTKSLSREHTVLASRSGLVTVTGGKWTTYRAMAEDVLQKCFSNGLLDYKPAGVTAHFPLVGSPSTPVHHRMCDAQGWHSYGAEADFVRQLPGAERDLGEGVNEAMVRFAARYEYARTVEDVLARRWRVLFLNARRAAEMASDVAEILQQETGHDPQPAAFVSLAEQYLRVPR is encoded by the coding sequence ATGACCACATACCAGAACCCTTTGCTGACTCCACGCGCCGAACTATTGGATCGTCTTGGAGAGCCACGTATTTACGATCTGGTCGTTATTGGTGGAGGCGCCACGGGTTTGGGTGTGGCGCTGGATGCTGCGGTGCGTGGTTTTAGCGTGGCGCTGCTCGAGTCGCACGATTTTGCCAAGGGAACATCATCGCGGGCCACCAAGCTGGTGCATGGCGGAGTGCGCTATCTGGCGCAAGGGAATATTGCCCTGGTGCGCGAAGCGTTGCATGAGCGCACCACCTTGCTGAATAACGCACCACACCTGGCGCAGCCGCTGGCGTTTGTCATGCCCTCGTACCACTGTTGGGAAGCGCCTTTCTATGGCGTAGGGTTGAAGATGTACGACGCTCTTGCGGGCAAGGCGGGGCTGGGTTCTACAGAGTTTATGGGTGCGAAGCAGACGCTGCAGTGTCTGCCGACCGTGCGCGCGCAGGGACTTAAAGGCGGTGTCAAATATTGGGACGGCCAGTTCGACGACGCACGTCTGGCCTTGGCGCTGGCTCGCACGGCGGCTCGCCAAGGGGCTCTGCTGGTGAATTACTGTGCCGCACGCGAATTGCTGCATGAAAATGGGCGGGTCAATGGTGTGGTGTGTGAAAACACTGAGACCGGAACTCGCCACACTCTGCGCGCACGCTGTGTTGTCAATGCAACAGGCGTCTGGGTGGACGCCCTGCGCCAGCAAGATGGCGAGGCCACGGGCCGCCCCGTCCTTCCAATCGTGGCACCCAGCCAGGGTGTGCATGTGGTGGTGGACCGGGAGTTTCTTGCATCTGATCACGCGCTGATGGTGCCCAAGACGGCAGATGGCCGGGTGCTTTTTGCTGTTCCCTGGCTGGGTAAAGTCATCCTGGGCACCACCGACAGCCCGCGGCACGATCTGGAGCGTGAGCCGGAGCCCTTCCCGGAGGAGATGGAGTTCATCCTCCGGGAGTCAGCCCGGTATCTGCGCAAGGCGCCCACCCCTGATGACATTCGGAGCATCTGGGTGGGATTGCGCCCGTTGGTCAAGCCGCAGGACGATGACGGCAACAATACCAAGAGCCTGAGCCGGGAGCACACTGTGCTGGCGAGCCGCAGTGGGTTGGTCACCGTCACTGGCGGCAAATGGACGACCTACCGGGCCATGGCCGAAGATGTCTTGCAGAAGTGTTTTTCAAATGGCTTGCTCGACTACAAGCCTGCTGGAGTGACTGCCCACTTTCCGCTCGTGGGGTCGCCCAGCACACCTGTGCACCATCGCATGTGCGATGCACAGGGCTGGCATTCGTACGGCGCTGAAGCAGACTTTGTGCGCCAGCTCCCGGGAGCCGAGCGCGATCTGGGAGAGGGTGTCAACGAAGCCATGGTGCGATTTGCGGCAAGATATGAATATGCACGCACAGTGGAAGATGTTCTTGCGCGGAGGTGGCGCGTCCTCTTTCTGAATGCGCGACGGGCCGCGGAAATGGCATCTGATGTGGCAGAAATTTTGCAGCAGGAGACAGGGCATGATCCGCAGCCAGCGGCCTTCGTCTCCTTGGCGGAGCAGTATCTTCGTGTACCCCGCTAA
- the rpsN gene encoding 30S ribosomal protein S14 translates to MAKVALIQRELKREKLAAKYAAKYAELKAVATDVKRSDEEREAARLGLQKLPRNANPTRQRNRCAITGRPRGTFRQFGLARAKIRELAFAGDIPGVTKASW, encoded by the coding sequence ATGGCTAAAGTAGCATTGATCCAGCGCGAACTCAAGCGCGAAAAACTGGCAGCCAAATATGCAGCAAAGTATGCTGAACTCAAGGCTGTCGCAACCGACGTCAAGCGCAGTGATGAAGAGCGTGAAGCAGCCCGTTTGGGTCTGCAGAAGCTGCCGCGCAACGCCAACCCCACGCGCCAGCGCAACCGCTGTGCAATCACGGGTCGTCCCCGTGGTACCTTCCGTCAGTTCGGTCTGGCCCGCGCCAAGATTCGCGAGCTGGCCTTCGCTGGCGACATCCCGGGTGTCACCAAGGCCAGCTGGTAA
- the rpsH gene encoding 30S ribosomal protein S8, with product MSMSDPIADLLTRIRNAQMVSKATVMVPSSKVKTAIVQVLKDEGYIDGFQVKTDGGKSEIEIALKYHAGRPVIERIERVSRPGLRVYKGRDSIPQVMNGLGVAIVTTPKGVMTDRKARATGVGGEVLCYVA from the coding sequence ATGAGCATGAGTGATCCTATCGCTGACTTGCTGACCCGCATCCGCAATGCCCAAATGGTTTCCAAGGCTACCGTGATGGTGCCGTCTTCCAAGGTGAAGACCGCTATCGTTCAGGTGCTGAAGGACGAAGGGTACATTGACGGATTCCAGGTCAAAACCGACGGTGGCAAGTCTGAAATTGAAATAGCCCTGAAGTACCACGCTGGACGCCCGGTTATCGAGCGTATCGAGCGCGTGAGCCGCCCTGGCTTGCGTGTGTACAAGGGTCGTGATTCCATTCCACAAGTCATGAACGGCCTGGGTGTGGCAATTGTCACCACCCCCAAGGGTGTCATGACCGATCGCAAAGCGCGCGCTACCGGAGTCGGTGGTGAAGTGCTCTGCTATGTGGCCTAA